Proteins encoded within one genomic window of Paraburkholderia aromaticivorans:
- the gtdA gene encoding gentisate 1,2-dioxygenase, with translation MSERRTAYYQQLSGRGLAPLWESLHNLVPKEPRPQAKAALWKYAGIRDLVMQAGAVISAEEAVRRVLVMENPGLPGKSSITPALYAGLQLILPGEVAPSHRHTQSALRFIVEGRGAWTAVNGERTTMHPGDFIITPSWTWHDHGNPAVDEGGEPVVWLDGLDIPIVGALDAGFAESYPERTQPVLRPEGDSFARFGHNMAPVRHLASNPTSPIFSYPYERSREALDTLYRNGQIDEWDGVKLRYLNPVTGGWPMPTIATFMQLLPAGFTGKTYRSTDATIYCVVEGEGSVRIGEEAFAFAPHDIFVVPSWQPVSLKAESECVLFSYSDRPILSALNLLREQRG, from the coding sequence ATCAGCGAACGACGCACCGCCTACTACCAGCAGCTTTCGGGGCGAGGGCTTGCCCCGCTTTGGGAGTCGCTTCACAACCTCGTACCGAAGGAGCCCCGGCCGCAGGCGAAGGCCGCGCTCTGGAAATATGCCGGAATTCGGGATCTGGTCATGCAGGCTGGCGCGGTTATTTCAGCCGAAGAGGCAGTTCGCCGCGTCCTTGTCATGGAGAATCCTGGCTTGCCGGGCAAGTCGAGCATCACGCCGGCACTCTATGCGGGACTGCAGCTGATCCTTCCTGGCGAAGTCGCACCGAGCCATCGGCACACCCAATCGGCGCTTCGCTTCATCGTGGAGGGTCGCGGTGCATGGACTGCCGTGAACGGCGAGCGTACAACGATGCATCCAGGGGACTTCATCATCACGCCGTCGTGGACATGGCATGACCATGGCAATCCTGCGGTGGACGAGGGCGGCGAGCCGGTCGTCTGGCTTGATGGCCTCGATATCCCGATTGTCGGCGCGCTGGACGCCGGCTTCGCTGAGAGCTACCCGGAACGCACGCAACCCGTGCTGCGGCCCGAAGGCGACAGCTTTGCGCGATTTGGTCACAACATGGCTCCGGTCCGGCATTTAGCAAGCAATCCGACTTCGCCTATCTTCAGCTATCCGTACGAACGCAGTCGGGAAGCGCTGGACACGTTGTATCGCAACGGCCAGATCGACGAGTGGGACGGCGTCAAGCTTCGCTATCTGAATCCGGTTACCGGCGGATGGCCGATGCCGACCATTGCGACGTTCATGCAGCTGCTACCGGCGGGCTTTACCGGCAAGACATACCGGTCGACGGACGCGACCATCTATTGCGTCGTCGAAGGCGAAGGCAGCGTGCGAATCGGCGAAGAAGCATTCGCGTTTGCGCCGCACGACATCTTTGTCGTTCCGTCGTGGCAGCCGGTCAGCCTGAAGGCGGAGAGCGAATGCGTGCTCTTCAGCTATTCGGACCGTCCGATTCTTTCAGCGTTGAACCTGTTGCGCGAACAGCGCGGCTAA